From one Lotus japonicus ecotype B-129 chromosome 3, LjGifu_v1.2 genomic stretch:
- the LOC130749204 gene encoding 40S ribosomal protein SA-like, with protein MAAADATPAQPRLLSQKEADIQMMLAADVHLGTKNCNFQMERYVFKRRTDGIYIINLGKTWEKLQLAARIIVAIENPQDIIVQSARPYGQRAVLKFAQYTGANAIAGRHTPGTFTNQMQTSFSEPRLLILTDPRTDHQPIKEGALGNIPTIAFCDTDSPMRYVDVGIPANNKGKHSIGCLFWLLSRMVLQMRSTIRPGQKWDVMVDLFFYRDPEETKKEEEEEAPVQDFAISGYNAAGMDSFPTDGQWPSALEQPWSEEVPQPISAVPGNWAAPEAAGGWGETVPAPQVAVPATETIPAVPSEPVVATGWD; from the exons ATGGCTGCCGCCGATGCAACTCCCGCTCAGCCGCGCCTGCTGTCGCAGAAGGAGGCCGACATCCAGATGATGCTCGCCGCCGATGTTCACCTCGGCACCAAAAACTGCAACTTCCAGATGGAGCGTTACGTCTTCAAGCGCCGCACTGATG GTATTTATATAATTAACCTTGGGAAGACATGGGAGAAGCTCCAACTTGCTGCTAGGATTATTGTTGCTATTGAGAATCCTCAGGATATCATTGTTCAGTCAGCTAGGCCTTATGGACAGAGAGCAGTGCTGAAGTTTGCTCAGTACACTGGGGCCAATGCAATTGCAGGGAGGCATACTCCTGGAACATTCACTAATCAGATGCAGACATCCTTCAGCGAGCCTCGCCTTCTCATTTTGACTGACCCAAGAACTGATCATCAG CCTATTAAGGAAGGTGCTCTTGGAAATATTCCAACCATTGCTTTTTGTGACACCGATTCTCCAATGCGGTATGTTGATGTTGGAATTCCTGCCAACAATAAGGGAAAGCACAGCATTGGTTGTCTCTTTTGGCTATTGTCAAGGATGGTGCTGCAGATGCGTAGTACTATTCGTCCAGGGCAGAAGTGGGACGTAATG GTTGATTTATTCTTCTATAGAGACCCTGAGGAGACcaagaaagaagaggaagaagaagcaccAGTGCAAGATTTTGCCATTTCAGGCTACAATGCTGCTGGGATGGACAGCTTCCCTACTGATGGCCAGTGGCCTTCTGCACTTGAACAACCCTGGTCTGAAGAAGTTCCCCAGCCAATCTCAGCTGTTCCTGGTAACTGGGCGGCACCAGAAGCTGCTG GAGGTTGGGGTGAGACTGTTCCAGCTCCACAAGTTGCTGTGCCTGCAACTGAAACCATTCCTGCCGTTCCATCTGAACCAGTTGTCGCCACTGGCTGGGATTAG
- the LOC130749205 gene encoding DEAD-box ATP-dependent RNA helicase 47A-like — MRRALATSRFAWFHSSVHCRSQVEPHHGSLTLSSIGLHSETAAASNKPNKPLGSTSESLKNKGKPFGSNEREPVRVIEKQQQIEPAPFAAKSFSELGLPNVLVERLKNEGFAVPTEVQCAAVPTILKNHDVIIESWKGSGKTLAYLLPILSAIGPLRNKFPQGDGDGGEPAKKLGIEALIVAPSREIGMQIVMELEKILGSDNKRVVQQLVGGGNRSRQEEALRKNKPAIVVGTPSRIAELSAARKLRTLGCRFLVLDEVDVLLSSNLRKDMHRMLEHVGRRSDAGADPNSNAERAEHQLIMVSATVSSSVVSAARSWGCDPLLVRDNKVVPLETVTPAEPVKLAISSASSSPNSSMPSQAAVESLPPALKHYYCVVRLQHKVDTLRRCIYALHAKYVIAFMNHTKQLKDVVCKLEARGMKAAELHGDLGELARSTILKKFKNGDVRVLVTTELSARGLDVAKCDLVVNLELPTDSIHYAHRAGRIGRLGRNGTVLTICKDPEVFVLKKLQKQLGIPIPCCDIAERKLVVTAEDKALSTP; from the coding sequence ATGAGAAGGGCATTGGCCACTTCTAGGTTTGCTTGGTTTCACAGTAGTGTCCATTGTAGGAGCCAGGTGGAACCCCATCATGGTTCCCTCACTCTTTCAAGCATTGGACTTCATAGTGAAACAGCAGCAGCATCAAATAAGCCTAATAAGCCATTAGGTTCCACCTCTGAATCTCTCAAGAACAAAGGAAAGCCATTTGGCAGTAATGAGAGGGAACCAGTTAGGGTTATAGAGAAACAACAGCAAATAGAGCCTGCCCCTTTTGCTGCCAAGTCATTTTCAGAACTTGGCCTTCCTAATGTGTTGGTTGAGAGGCTAAAAAATGAGGGTTTCGCGGTTCCAACAGAGGTTCAGTGTGCTGCAGTTCCTACCATTCTGAAGAACCATGATGTTATCATTGAGTCTTGGAAAGGTTCAGGGAAAACATTGGCTTATCTCCTTCCTATTTTATCTGCTATTGGGCCACTCAGGAATAAGTTTCCTCAAGGAGATGGCGATGGTGGTGAGCCTGCGAAGAAATTGGGAATAGAAGCATTGATTGTTGCTCCTTCGAGGGAGATTGGAATGCAGATAGTGATGGAACTTGAAAAGATACTAGGAAGCGATAACAAGAGAGTGGTTCAGCAGTTAGTGGGAGGCGGGAACCGAAGCCGGCAGGAAGAAGCTCTCAGGAAAAATAAACCTGCCATTGTTGTTGGGACACCTAGTAGAATAGCCGAGCTTAGTGCAGCTAGAAAACTTCGCACCCTTGGATGTCGTTTTCTAGTATTGGATGAAGTTGATGTACTCTTGTCCTCTAATTTACGGAAAGACATGCACCGGATGTTGGAGCATGTGGGGAGAAGATCCGATGCAGGTGCAGACCCAAACTCAAATGCTGAAAGGGCTGAGCACCAGTTAATAATGGTTTCTGCAACTGTGTCGTCCTCTGTTGTAAGTGCAGCTAGGAGCTGGGGTTGTGACCCGCTTCTTGTCCGAGATAACAAGGTTGTCCCACTTGAAACCGTGACTCCCGCTGAGCCTGTCAAATTGGCAATATCTTCAGCCAGCTCCAGTCCTAACTCATCCATGCCATCTCAGGCAGCAGTAGAGAGTCTACCTCCAGCATTGAAGCACTATTACTGTGTAGTAAGGTTGCAGCACAAGGTTGATACATTGAGAAGGTGTATTTATGCGCTGCACGCCAAATATGTGATAGCTTTCATGAACCATACTAAGCAGCTAAAAGATGTTGTTTGCAAGCTGGAGGCCCGTGGGATGAAAGCTGCCGAGTTACATGGGGATCTTGGGGAGCTTGCGAGGTCAACAATTCTGAAGAAATTCAAGAATGGTGATGTGAGAGTTCTGGTGACAACTGAATTATCAGCAAGGGGTCTGGATGTGGCAAAATGCGATCTTGTGGTTAATCTGGAGTTGCCTACGGATTCAATTCACTATGCTCACCGAGCTGGCCGAATTGGTCGGCTTGGTAGGAATGGAACAGTGCTAACCATATGCAAAGATCCAGAAGTTTTTGTTCTGAAGAAATTGCAGAAGCAGCTTGGAATACCAATACCATGTTGTGATATTGCAGAGAGAAAGCTGGTTGTTACTGCAGAAGATAAAGCACTAAGCACTCCTTGA
- the LOC130749203 gene encoding ATP-citrate synthase alpha chain protein 2-like encodes MARKKIREYDSKRLLKEHFKRLSGQELPIKSAQVTESTDFNELAGKEPWLSSSKLVVKPDMLFGKRGKSGLVALNLDLADVASFVKERLGKEVEMGGCKGPITTFIVEQFIPHNEEFYLNIVSERLGNSISFSECGGIDIEENWDKVKTVFIPTGVSLTLENIAPLVATLPLEIKGEIEEFLKVIFALFEDLDFTFLEMNPFTLVNGKPYPLDMRGELDDTAAFKNFKKWGNIEFPLPFGRVMSPTETFIHGLDEKTSASLKFTVLNPEGRIWTMVAGGGASVIYADTVGDLGYAAELGNYAEYSGAPKEDEVLQYARVVIDCATANPDGQKRALVIGGGIANFTDVAATFSGIIRALKEKEQKLKEAKMHLYVRRGGPNYQKGLAKMRALGEEIGIPIEVYGPEATMTGICKQAIQCITAAA; translated from the exons ATGGCGCGTAAGAAGATCAGAGAGTATGATTCTAAGAGGCTGTTGAAGGAGCACTTTAAGAGACTTTCTGGCCAGGAATTGCCCATCAAGTCTGCACAA GTCACAGAATCAACCGATTTTAATGAGCTAGCAGGGAAGGAACCCTGGCTCTCATCTTCAAAATTGGTTGTGAAACCTGACATGCTATTTGGAAAGCGTGGAAAAAGTGGGTTGGTTGCCTTGAATCTTGATTTGGCAGATGTTGCTTCTTTTGTGAAAGAGCGTCTTGGCAAAGAG GTTGAGATGGGTGGATGCAAAGGGCCTATAACAACTTTCATTGTTGAACAATTCATCCCCCACAACGAGGAGTTTTACCTTAACATTGTCTCGGAGAGACTGGGGAACAGTATAAGCTTTTCTGAATGTGGAGGAATTGATATTGAAGAGAACTGGGACAAG GTTAAGACTGTATTTATTCCAACAGGAGTGTCTCTTACATTAGAGAATATTGCCCCTCTTGTTGCAACCCTCCCATTGGAG ATCAAGGGAGAAATTGAGGAATTTCTCAAAGTGATTTTCGCTCTATTTGAAG ATCTGGATTTCACTTTCTTGGAGATGAATCCTTTCACTTTGGTTAATGGAAAGCCGTATCCTTTAGATATGAGAGGGGAGCTAGATGACACTGCTGCTTTCAAGAATTTTAAGAA ATGGGGAAACATTGAATTTCCATTGCCATTTGGAAGGGTTATGAGTCCTACCGAGACTTTCATTCATGGATTAGATGAAAAG ACAAGTGCATCTTTGAAATTCACAGTATTAAACCCAGAGGGCCGGATTTGGACAATGGTAGCTGGGGGAGGCGCTAGCGTCATCTATGCTGACACA GTAGGAGATCTTGGCTATGCTGCTGAGCTTGGAAATTATGCAGAATATAGTGGTGCACCCAAGGAAGATGAGGTCTTGCAGTATGCCAGAGTTGTCATTGAT TGTGCAACTGCAAATCCTGATGGCCAAAAGCGAGCACTTGTGATAGGGGGAGGAATAGCTAACTTCACCGACGTTGCTGCTACATTCAGTGGCATAATTCGAGCTTTGAAGGAGAAG GAACAAAAGCTAAAAGAAGCAAAGATGCACCTCTATGTCAGGAGAGGAGGTCCCAACTACCAGAAGGGCCTAGCGAAAATGCGGGCACTTGGAGAGGAGATTGGCATCCCTATTGAG GTTTATGGACCCGAAGCAACAATGACTGGTATATGCAAACAAGCAATCCAGTGCATCACTGCTGCTGCTTAA